One region of Longimicrobiaceae bacterium genomic DNA includes:
- the secD gene encoding protein translocase subunit SecD: MAIIVVAVLGSLFFLYRNYEAQNSIVTLGLDLQGGSHFALEIDETKAPMAPAQRADAIERALKIVRTRVDELGVAEPVIQKAGDERIIVELAGIANEGRAKEILQRAAFLQFQIVRPLSEIQQTLPRIDRAVTEALGNEGAARQPAQSPAGGLFKGQAGADTAGGAAPFTSKVIPAGEGEFVVEAKDVPAVERYLALPAVQRLLPRGTELLWGFQEPGQRNQEFRRLFLLESRAMMTGEYLEQAQALTDPQTMRPIVTFELSRRGGRVFERATGENVGRQMAIVLDDRVYSAPVIQTQISNRGQIDLGGASLEEASDLALVLRAGALPAPLRIVEERTVGPSLGQDSIDKGQIAGLVGVGAVILMVIGYYRVSGLLAVLALLVYVLLVLGGLAALPGASLTFPGIAGLILSVGMAVDANVLIFERIREELAAGRGVRTAVNQGFANALSAIVDSNLTTLITAGILFYVGTGPVRGFAVTLAIGIIASMFTAIFVTRTLFMLYVEHRTAARGISI, translated from the coding sequence GTGGCGATCATCGTGGTCGCGGTGCTGGGGAGCCTGTTCTTCCTGTACCGGAACTACGAGGCCCAGAACAGCATCGTGACCCTCGGCCTGGACCTCCAGGGCGGGAGCCACTTCGCCCTGGAGATCGACGAGACCAAGGCGCCCATGGCGCCCGCGCAGCGCGCCGACGCCATCGAGCGCGCGCTGAAGATCGTCCGCACCCGCGTGGACGAGCTCGGCGTCGCCGAGCCGGTGATCCAGAAGGCGGGTGACGAGCGGATCATCGTGGAGCTCGCGGGGATCGCGAACGAGGGCCGGGCCAAGGAGATCCTGCAGCGCGCCGCGTTCCTGCAGTTCCAGATCGTGCGCCCCCTCTCCGAGATCCAGCAGACGCTCCCGCGCATCGACCGCGCGGTGACCGAGGCCCTGGGCAACGAGGGCGCGGCGCGGCAGCCGGCGCAGAGCCCGGCCGGCGGCCTCTTCAAGGGGCAGGCCGGCGCGGACACCGCGGGCGGCGCCGCTCCGTTCACCAGCAAGGTGATTCCGGCCGGCGAGGGCGAGTTCGTGGTGGAGGCCAAGGACGTCCCGGCTGTGGAGCGCTACCTGGCGCTCCCGGCGGTGCAGCGCCTCCTCCCGCGCGGCACCGAGCTCCTCTGGGGCTTTCAGGAGCCCGGGCAGCGGAACCAGGAGTTCCGCCGGCTCTTCCTCCTGGAGTCCCGCGCGATGATGACCGGCGAGTACCTGGAGCAGGCGCAGGCGCTGACCGACCCGCAGACCATGCGCCCGATCGTGACCTTCGAGCTGAGCCGCCGCGGCGGCCGCGTCTTCGAGCGCGCCACCGGCGAGAACGTGGGGCGGCAGATGGCGATCGTGCTCGACGACCGCGTCTACAGCGCGCCGGTCATCCAGACGCAGATCTCCAACCGCGGGCAGATCGACCTGGGCGGCGCCTCGCTGGAGGAGGCGAGCGACCTGGCGCTGGTGCTGCGCGCCGGCGCCCTCCCGGCGCCGCTCCGCATCGTCGAGGAGCGCACCGTGGGCCCCTCGCTGGGGCAGGACTCCATCGACAAGGGGCAGATCGCCGGGCTGGTGGGCGTGGGCGCCGTGATCCTGATGGTGATCGGCTACTACCGCGTCTCCGGCCTGCTGGCGGTGCTCGCGCTGCTCGTGTACGTGCTCCTGGTGCTGGGCGGGCTCGCGGCGCTCCCCGGCGCGTCGCTGACCTTCCCCGGGATCGCCGGTCTGATCCTCTCGGTCGGGATGGCGGTGGACGCCAACGTGCTGATCTTCGAGCGGATCCGCGAGGAGCTGGCCGCGGGGCGCGGCGTGCGCACGGCGGTGAACCAGGGCTTCGCCAACGCGCTGTCGGCGATCGTGGACTCCAACCTCACGACGCTGATCACGGCGGGGATCCTGTTCTACGTCGGCACGGGGCCGGTCCGGGGCTTCGCGGTGACGCTGGCCATCGGCATCATCGCCTCCATGTTCACCGCGATCTTCGTCACCCGCACGCTGTTCATGCTCTACGTCGAGCACCGGACGGCCGCGCGGGGAATCTCCATCTGA
- the secF gene encoding protein translocase subunit SecF, whose protein sequence is MRLFENARYPFMEWRKRAYIFTAVVLVLGIGAMLYNAATLGSWLNYGVDFTGGTLVQVNFKQPTTVDEIRATAARGGHSDWQIARFEGGDEFVIRMPSFEQEAGVDASARVTQGLSSRYQPTDFNIVRTEAVGPKVGNELQQRALLAILLSFVATLIYLWFRFEWRFGLAAIIATAHDILITLGFLAFTRTEISLATVAALLTIVGYSLNDTIVVFDRVRENLAKPRKAGASYMQLLDTSINETLSRTVLTGGSTLATLLALYLFGGAVIRDFAMVLILGIIIGTFSSIFVASPALFEIEKRWPKFNVKGGPSRAGASTARTRSASSTALV, encoded by the coding sequence ATGAGACTCTTCGAGAACGCCAGGTACCCGTTCATGGAGTGGCGCAAGCGCGCCTACATCTTCACCGCGGTCGTGCTCGTCCTTGGGATCGGGGCGATGCTCTACAACGCCGCCACCCTGGGTTCGTGGCTGAACTACGGCGTGGACTTCACCGGGGGCACCCTCGTCCAGGTGAACTTCAAGCAGCCCACCACGGTGGACGAGATCCGCGCCACCGCGGCGCGGGGCGGCCACTCCGACTGGCAGATCGCCCGCTTCGAGGGCGGCGACGAGTTCGTGATCCGGATGCCATCCTTCGAGCAGGAGGCCGGTGTCGACGCCTCGGCCCGGGTGACGCAGGGGCTCTCCTCGCGCTACCAGCCCACCGATTTCAACATCGTCCGGACGGAGGCGGTGGGCCCCAAGGTGGGGAACGAGCTGCAGCAGAGGGCGCTGCTCGCCATCCTGCTCTCCTTCGTGGCGACGCTGATCTACCTCTGGTTCCGCTTCGAGTGGCGCTTCGGGCTGGCGGCGATCATCGCCACCGCGCACGACATCCTGATCACCCTGGGCTTCCTGGCCTTCACCCGCACGGAGATCTCGCTGGCCACGGTGGCGGCGCTGCTCACCATCGTGGGCTACTCGCTGAACGACACCATCGTGGTGTTCGACCGGGTGCGCGAGAACCTCGCGAAGCCGCGCAAGGCGGGGGCGAGCTACATGCAGCTCCTGGATACCTCCATCAACGAGACGCTCTCCCGGACGGTGCTCACCGGCGGCTCCACCCTGGCGACGCTGCTGGCGCTGTACCTCTTCGGTGGCGCGGTGATCCGCGACTTCGCGATGGTGCTGATCCTGGGGATCATCATCGGGACCTTCTCCTCGATCTTCGTGGCCTCCCCGGCTCTGTTCGAGATCGAGAAGCGCTGGCCCAAGTTCAACGTCAAGGGTGGGCCGTCCCGCGCAGGGGCGTCCACGGCCCGGACGCGCAGCGCCAGCAGCACGGCGCTGGTCTGA
- a CDS encoding TatD family hydrolase, translated as MAPLSLIDSHTHLTDERLFPDVEGVLERAREAGVEAVVTIGTYPDSSREAVALAARFPQVYATVGVHPHAADQGTDEAFAEIRALLREPKVVGLGETGLDYFYDNAPRQAQRASFLRHLELARETGLPVVVHTRSADADTADVIADAAGVRGVLHCFSGGRALLDRALEAGWYVSFAGMITFKKYEDADLVRAVPADRILVETDAPYLAPVPHRGRTNEPAYVVHTARRAAEIRGEDPEEFAARAARNARAFYGI; from the coding sequence ATGGCTCCGCTCTCCCTGATCGACTCGCACACGCACCTCACCGACGAGCGCCTCTTCCCGGACGTTGAGGGGGTGCTGGAGCGCGCCCGCGAGGCGGGCGTGGAGGCGGTGGTCACCATCGGCACCTACCCGGACAGCAGCCGCGAGGCGGTGGCGCTCGCCGCCCGCTTTCCGCAGGTGTACGCCACGGTGGGCGTGCACCCGCACGCCGCCGACCAGGGCACCGACGAGGCGTTCGCGGAGATCCGCGCGCTGCTGCGGGAGCCGAAGGTGGTGGGGCTGGGGGAGACCGGGCTGGACTACTTCTACGACAACGCCCCGCGCCAGGCGCAGCGCGCGTCCTTCCTCCGCCACCTGGAGCTGGCCCGCGAGACGGGCCTCCCGGTGGTGGTGCACACCCGCAGCGCCGACGCCGACACCGCCGACGTCATCGCGGACGCGGCCGGCGTCCGCGGCGTGCTGCACTGCTTCAGCGGCGGGCGGGCGCTCCTGGACCGAGCACTGGAGGCGGGGTGGTACGTGTCGTTCGCGGGGATGATCACCTTCAAGAAGTACGAGGACGCGGACCTGGTCCGCGCCGTCCCCGCCGACCGCATCCTGGTGGAGACCGACGCGCCGTACCTGGCGCCGGTCCCCCACCGCGGCAGGACCAACGAGCCGGCGTACGTGGTGCACACGGCGCGCAGGGCGGCGGAGATCCGCGGGGAGGACCCGGAGGAGTTCGCGGCCCGGGCGGCGCGCAACGCGCGGGCGTTCTACGGGATCTGA